The following are from one region of the Fusarium verticillioides 7600 chromosome 1, whole genome shotgun sequence genome:
- a CDS encoding beta-glucosidase has protein sequence MDVEALIQQLTLEEKVQLTAGVGWWHTASIERLSIPPIRLSDGPNGVRGTHFFDSTPSSCLPCGTALGATWNTDLIHRLGQLLSDEAHAKGAHVLLGPTVNIQRGPLGGRGFESFSEDPVLSGILAGHYVRGVQKNGVSATMKHFACNDMESARMAVDVQVTERALREVYLLPFMIAVEMASPRAFMTAYNKINGTHAPDNHHLLQDILRDEWKWDGLVVSDWFGTYSTTEAINAGQDLEMPGPTRLRGETLVHAVTSNNVKRSTLDERVRNVLKLVKHSIENTSIPPNAPETQLQSEQNTRLLREAAAESVVLLKNDRGVLPLDPTKKVAVIGPNADISTYCGGGSASLRAYHTVSPLEGIKVIAKDVSFTKGLYGHRSLPQIGRLLKTVDEQRQGFTLRIYNDPPPTSGPDTRKVLETRILDDSNIWFVDYEHPALEQIWYAEMEGVLSSEKSGEWDFGLCVHGTGELFIDGELVVSNVRGQKPGSSFLGCGTIEKTGSKMLEGGKCYNVVVRWGCDKTSDLKVSGVVDFGQGGMRLGGCPRLEPRQALQDAVELAKSVDQVVLCVGTSGEWESEGQDRANMSLPPGSDELITAVLQANPNTAVLIQSGTPVSMPWVDQASTIAQAWFGGNEAGNGIADVLFGAVSPSGKLPITMPRRVADNPSALSFRSEGGRVLYSEDVHVGYRWYDTLDIEPLFPFGHGLSYTTFDLSDVRIEEHVVSESSKMTVSVSVTNTGSRSGAAVVQVYVKPPHPMPLTASALDTITRSSKELKGFAKISLDVGANGRAEIELDVLRATSYWNEREDYWCSDPGDYTVLVGMSSRCEFLEKTFTVRNVTTWRGLRA, from the exons ATGGATGTCGAGGCCCTCATACAGCAATTGACCCTTGAGGAAAAGGTACAGCTTACAGCAG GAGTCGGATGGTGGCATACAGCATCAATTGAACGCCTCTCAATACCCCCAATCCGCCTCTCAGACGGCCCCAACGGCGTACGAGGAACTCACTTCTTCGACAGCaccccatcatcatgtctcccCTGCGGCACCGCCCTCGGCGCAACATGGAACACCGACTTAATCCACCGTCTTGGGCAATTACTCTCCGACGAAGCCCACGCCAAAGGTGCTCATGTCCTTCTCGGTCCTACGGTCAATATCCAGAGAGGGCCGTTAGGCGGAAGAGGCTTTGAGTCGTTTTCTGAAGATCCTGTCCTTTCGGGTATCTTGGCGGGGCATTATGTGCGTGGTGTGCAAAAGAATGGCGTTTCTGCTACGATGAAGCATTTTGCTTGTAATGATATGGAGAGTGCGAggatggctgttgatgtgCAGGTTACGGAACGGGCGTTGAGGGAGGTTTATCTTTTACCGTTTATGATTGCCGTTGAGATGGCGAGTCCGAGGGCTTTTATGACGGCGTATAATAAGATTAACGGGACGCATGCGCCAGATAATCACCACTTGTTGCAAGATATCCTGCGCGATGAGTGGAAGTGGGATGGTTTGGTTGTGAGCGACTGGTTCGGCACGTACAGTACAACTGAGGCCATCAACGCGGGGCAAGATCTCGAGATGCCGGGCCCTACGCGATTGCGCGGTGAGACTCTGGTTCACGCTGTTACGTCGAACAATGTCAAGAGGTCAACGCTGGATGAACGCGTGAGGAATGTCTTGAAGCTGGTCAAGCATTCCATCGAGAACACAAGCATACCTCCAAACGCGCCGGAGACTCAACTTCAGAGCGAACAAAATACCCGTCTGTtacgagaagctgctgctgagtcgGTGGTGTTGCTCAAGAATGACAGGGGAGTTTTGCCTCTGGACCCTACGAAGAAAGTGGCAGTCATTGGGCCCAATGCCGACATCAGCACTTATTGCGGTGGTGGAAGTGCAAGTCTTCGAGCGTACCATACTGTTTCTCCACTGGAGGGCATCAAAGTTATCGCGAAGGACGTTTCTTTCACTAAAGGACTCTACGGACATCGATCACTGCCTCAAATAggcaggctgctgaagacgGTTGACGAACAGCGTCAAGGATTCACTCTTCGCATATACAATGACCCACCTCCGACTTCGGGACCAGATACACGCAAAGTCCTCGAGACTAGAATTCTTGATGACTCAAATATCTGGTTTGTCGATTATGAGCACCCAGCACTGGAGCAGATTTGGTACGCTGAGATGGAGGGTGTCTTGTCCTCAGAGAAGTCCGGAGAATGGgactttggtctttgtgTGCATGGCACTGGCGAGCTATTCATTGATGGTGAGCTGGTAGTCTCAAATGTAAGGGGCCAAAAGCCAGGCAGTTCATTCCTTGGTTGCGGCACGATCGAGAAAACAGGTAGTAAGATGCTTGAAGGCGGCAAGTGTTACAACGTCGTCGTGCGCTGGGGCTGCGACAAGACTTCCGATCTCAAGGTCTCTGGAGTGGTTGACTTTGGCCAAGGCGGTATGCGTCTTGGTGGCTGCCCCAGACTTGAGCCACGACAGGCACTCCAAGACGCGGTTGAACTGGCCAAGAGCGTCGATCAAGTTGTTCTGTGTGTTGGGACGAGTGGAGAGTGGGAGAGTGAAGGGCAGGATCGCGCAAATatgtctcttcctcctgggAGTGATGAACTGATCACCGCAGTACTACAAGCGAATCCCAATACAGCGGTACTTATACAGAGTGGCACGCCTGTTTCGATGCCGTGGGTTGATCAGGCTAGTACCATTGCGCAAGCGTGGTTTGGTGGTAATGAGGCTGGTAATGGCATCGCAGACGTATTGTTCGGTGCAGTCAGTCCT TCTGGCAAACTGCCAATTACCATGCCTAGACGCGTGGCAGATAACCCCAGCGCCCTAAGCTTCCGATCCGAGGGCGGTCGCGTGCTTTACAGCGAAGACGTGCATGTCGGCTATCGCTGGTACGACACGCTTGACATTGAACCCTTGTTCCCTTTTGGTCATGGGTTGTCTTATACTACCTTTGATCTGTCCGACGTACGGATTGAAGAGCACGTTGTCTCTGAGAGCAGCAAGATGACAGTAAGCGTGAGCGTGACAAACACCGGCTCGCGATCAGGCGCAGCTGTCGTGCAAGTCTACGTTAAGCCGCCGCACCCAATGCCGCTAACTGCCTCTGCTCTTGACACGATTACGAGGTCCAGCAAAGAGCTCAAGGGTTTTGCGAAGATCAGCCTGGATGTGGGAGCAAATGGAAgggctgagattgagctgGATGTGCTGCGTGCGACGAGCTATTGGAATGAGAGGGAAGACTATTGGTGCAGTGACCCCGGGGACTACACGGTATTGGTGGGTATGAGCAGTAGATGTGAGTTCCTGGAGAAGACTTTTACTGTCCGGAACGTGACGACGTGGCGTGGACTTCGGGCATAA